The proteins below come from a single Candidatus Methylomirabilota bacterium genomic window:
- a CDS encoding metal ABC transporter ATP-binding protein — translation MRPFVELEGVAVDYGPVRVLDGINLTVEPGDFLGIIGPNGSGKTTLLRVMLGLLPPTEGEVRLFAKPPAAFREWGRLGYVPQKATLDPSLPVTVEEVVASGLVSVLGLFQRTGRAERSRIKEVLARVGMEAHARARIGALSTGQQQRVLIARALVSDPELLILDEPTGGVDPEAQTSFYALLHHLNREREVTLILVSHDIGVVAKEVTKLACLNRRLIFHGRPGDFLSDAALTALYGPSVRVVSHDH, via the coding sequence ATGCGCCCCTTCGTCGAGCTCGAGGGCGTGGCCGTCGACTACGGTCCGGTGCGTGTCCTCGACGGCATCAACCTCACCGTGGAGCCCGGCGACTTTCTCGGCATCATCGGGCCGAACGGCTCGGGCAAGACCACCCTCCTGCGGGTGATGCTGGGCCTCCTCCCACCGACGGAGGGCGAGGTCAGGCTCTTCGCCAAGCCTCCGGCGGCTTTTCGCGAGTGGGGCCGGCTCGGCTACGTGCCGCAGAAGGCCACCCTCGACCCTTCCCTGCCCGTCACCGTCGAGGAGGTGGTGGCGAGCGGGCTCGTCTCGGTCCTCGGGCTCTTCCAGCGGACCGGGAGGGCCGAGCGGAGCCGCATCAAGGAGGTGCTGGCCCGCGTCGGCATGGAGGCGCACGCGCGCGCGCGGATCGGCGCGCTGTCCACGGGGCAGCAGCAGCGCGTGCTCATCGCGCGCGCCCTCGTCTCCGACCCCGAGCTGCTCATCCTGGATGAGCCGACGGGCGGCGTGGATCCCGAGGCGCAGACCTCCTTCTATGCACTTCTCCACCACCTGAATCGCGAGCGCGAGGTCACCCTCATCCTGGTCAGCCACGACATCGGCGTGGTGGCCAAGGAAGTGACCAAGCTCGCCTGCCTCAACCGGCGGTTGATCTTCCACGGCCGTCCGGGCGACTTCCTGAGCGACGCCGCGCTGACGGCCTTGTATGGGCCGTCGGTGCGCGTGGTGAGCCACGACCACTAG